Proteins from a genomic interval of Streptomyces fodineus:
- a CDS encoding glycosyltransferase: protein MTGQSLRIVRLANFVAPASGGLRTALRELGKGFQAAGHEPVLIVPGERHTDRDTEQGRVITLPGPLLPGTGGYRVLTDKRRVAALLEELAPDRLEVSDRTTLRWTGRWARRARVPAVMVSHETADGVLRTWGLSENLSRRAADALNTRTAHVYSRVVCTTEFAEREFVRIGARNVVRAPLGVDLMERHPALRDPALRTLHARGGEALLVMCSRLSVEKRPGTALDALEALLRRGRRAVLVVAGDGPLKPRLEQRAREHGLPVTFLGHVSDRDALGALQATADVALAPGPAETFGLAALEAMACGTPVVASASSALPEVIGSAGATATDRGEAFADAVELLLDRGEPARREAARARAECFGWGTAVEAFLAAHDAEVLSPTGVGRTVPEGVA from the coding sequence ATGACGGGCCAGTCCCTGCGCATCGTCCGGCTCGCCAACTTCGTCGCCCCGGCCTCCGGCGGTCTGCGCACCGCCCTGCGCGAGCTGGGCAAGGGCTTCCAGGCGGCGGGCCACGAGCCCGTCCTGATCGTGCCCGGCGAACGGCACACCGACCGCGACACCGAGCAGGGCCGGGTCATCACCCTGCCCGGCCCGCTGCTGCCCGGAACCGGCGGCTACCGCGTCCTCACCGACAAGCGGCGCGTGGCCGCCCTCCTGGAGGAGCTGGCCCCGGACCGCCTGGAGGTCTCCGACCGTACGACCCTGCGCTGGACCGGCCGCTGGGCCCGCCGCGCGCGCGTGCCCGCCGTGATGGTCTCCCACGAGACCGCCGACGGCGTGCTGCGCACCTGGGGCCTGTCCGAGAACCTCTCCCGCCGGGCCGCCGACGCCCTCAACACCCGTACCGCGCACGTCTACTCACGGGTGGTGTGCACCACCGAGTTCGCCGAGCGCGAGTTCGTGCGCATCGGCGCGCGCAACGTCGTACGCGCCCCCCTGGGCGTCGACCTCATGGAACGCCACCCCGCGCTGCGCGACCCGGCGCTGCGCACCCTGCACGCGCGCGGAGGCGAGGCGCTGCTCGTCATGTGCTCCCGGCTGTCCGTGGAGAAGCGGCCCGGCACGGCCCTGGACGCCCTGGAGGCGCTGCTCAGGCGCGGGCGGCGGGCGGTGCTCGTGGTGGCCGGGGACGGGCCGCTCAAGCCCCGCCTGGAGCAGCGCGCGCGGGAGCACGGGCTGCCGGTGACCTTCCTCGGGCACGTCTCCGACCGGGACGCGCTCGGCGCCCTCCAGGCCACCGCCGACGTCGCCCTCGCGCCCGGGCCCGCCGAGACCTTCGGGCTCGCGGCCCTGGAGGCCATGGCGTGCGGTACGCCCGTCGTGGCCAGCGCCTCGTCCGCGCTGCCCGAGGTCATCGGCTCCGCCGGAGCCACCGCGACCGACCGGGGCGAGGCCTTCGCGGACGCCGTGGAACTGCTCCTGGACCGCGGCGAGCCGGCACGGCGTGAAGCGGCACGCGCGCGTGCGGAGTGCTTCGGCTGGGGAACGGCCGTGGAGGCATTCCTGGCGGCCCACGACGCGGAGGTGCTCAGCCCCACCGGGGTCGGCCGCACCGTGCCGGAGGGCGTGGCATGA
- a CDS encoding GntR family transcriptional regulator has translation MAEQLTALADDRALLGRTSTAERVSDILRSRIADGFFPPGTRLSEDGIGGALGVSRNTLREAFRLLTHERLLIHELNRGVFVRVLTVEDVEDIYRTRSLVECAVVRGLGEPPYRLDGVAAAVAEGEAATAQNDWKALGTANIHFHRELVALAGSERTDELMRSVFAELRLAFHVVDDPRRLHEPYLARNHEILQALQAGDKGEAERLLETYLTDSLERVVEVYRRRVAP, from the coding sequence ATGGCAGAGCAGCTGACGGCACTGGCCGACGATCGTGCGCTCCTGGGGCGTACGAGCACGGCGGAGCGGGTTTCGGACATCCTCCGGAGCCGTATCGCCGACGGGTTCTTCCCGCCCGGCACCCGGCTGTCGGAGGACGGCATCGGCGGGGCGCTCGGGGTCTCCCGCAACACCTTGCGCGAGGCGTTCCGGCTGCTCACACACGAGCGCCTGCTGATCCACGAACTCAACCGCGGTGTGTTCGTCAGGGTCCTGACCGTCGAGGACGTCGAGGACATCTACCGCACGCGCTCCCTGGTCGAGTGCGCCGTCGTGCGCGGCCTCGGCGAGCCGCCGTACCGGCTGGACGGCGTGGCCGCGGCCGTCGCCGAGGGAGAGGCGGCGACCGCGCAGAACGACTGGAAGGCGCTGGGCACCGCCAACATCCACTTCCATCGGGAACTGGTCGCCCTCGCCGGCAGCGAACGCACCGACGAACTGATGCGCAGCGTCTTCGCCGAGCTGCGGCTCGCCTTCCACGTCGTCGACGACCCGCGCCGGCTGCACGAGCCCTACCTCGCCCGCAACCACGAGATCCTCCAGGCGCTGCAGGCCGGCGACAAGGGCGAGGCCGAGCGGCTGCTGGAGACCTACCTCACCGATTCACTGGAGCGGGTGGTGGAGGTGTACCGCCGACGGGTCGCCCCGTAA